From the Pseudoalteromonas galatheae genome, one window contains:
- the cysI gene encoding assimilatory sulfite reductase (NADPH) hemoprotein subunit codes for MSNSEIKPNSKLDANAKFSDNERLKSQSAHLRGTISTDLTDQLTGGFTADNFQLIRFHGMYQQDDRDIRPERTKQRLEPLHNVMLRARMPGGIIKPHQWLAIDEFAADKTMYGSIRLTTRQTFQFHGVLKPNIKGMHQLLNSVGIDSIATAGDVNRNVLCTTNPVESELHQEAYEWAAKISEHLLPKTKAYAEIWLNGEKTETTAEPILGDTYLPRKFKTTVTIPPNNEVDVHANDLNFVAIADEGKLVGFNVLVGGGLAMTHGDVNTYPRKADDLGFIPLEHTLAVAEHVVSVQRDWGNRVNRKNAKTKYTLDTFGTEAFKAEVENRAGMKFEPSRPYEFTHRGDRFGWVEGIDGKHHLTVFIENGRILDFPDKPLKTGCRKIAEIHKGDFRMTANQNLIIAGVAAEDKAQIEQIAREHGLIDNQHSEQRKNSMACVSLPTCPLAMAEAERYLPELVTKVEELLAKHEVAEENIILRVVGCPNGCGRAMLAEVGFVGKGPGKYNMYLGGNRAGTRIPKLYLENVGEDVFLPALDELIGQWVSERNEDECFGDYVIRKEIVAEVKVSKTDFHA; via the coding sequence GAGCAACTCTGAAATCAAACCGAATAGTAAGCTCGATGCAAACGCAAAGTTTTCTGATAATGAGCGTTTGAAGTCACAAAGTGCCCACTTACGTGGCACAATTTCAACGGATCTGACCGATCAGCTAACCGGTGGCTTTACTGCGGATAACTTCCAATTGATCCGTTTCCACGGTATGTATCAGCAAGACGACCGCGATATCCGCCCTGAGCGTACTAAGCAACGCCTTGAGCCATTGCATAACGTGATGCTTCGCGCTCGTATGCCTGGCGGTATCATTAAACCACATCAGTGGTTGGCGATTGACGAGTTTGCAGCGGATAAAACTATGTATGGGAGCATTCGTCTAACAACGCGTCAAACTTTCCAGTTCCACGGTGTATTGAAGCCAAACATCAAAGGGATGCACCAGCTGCTGAATAGCGTAGGTATTGATTCTATTGCGACGGCAGGTGATGTAAACCGCAACGTGTTATGTACAACTAACCCGGTCGAGTCTGAGTTACACCAAGAAGCGTACGAGTGGGCGGCTAAAATTTCAGAACACTTGCTACCAAAAACCAAAGCTTACGCTGAGATCTGGTTGAATGGTGAAAAAACGGAAACAACGGCCGAGCCGATTTTGGGTGATACGTATTTACCACGTAAGTTCAAAACCACGGTAACCATACCACCAAATAACGAGGTAGACGTGCATGCCAATGACCTCAACTTTGTTGCTATTGCAGATGAGGGCAAGCTAGTTGGCTTTAATGTGCTTGTGGGTGGTGGTTTGGCGATGACCCATGGTGACGTTAATACCTATCCACGCAAAGCTGATGACCTTGGCTTTATTCCGCTTGAGCACACGCTTGCCGTTGCTGAGCATGTGGTCTCTGTGCAACGTGACTGGGGTAACCGAGTAAACCGTAAAAATGCAAAAACTAAATATACGCTAGATACATTTGGCACTGAGGCGTTTAAAGCGGAAGTTGAAAACCGTGCCGGTATGAAATTTGAGCCAAGCCGTCCTTATGAATTCACCCACCGTGGTGACCGTTTTGGTTGGGTTGAAGGTATTGATGGTAAGCATCACTTAACGGTGTTTATCGAAAATGGCCGTATTTTAGATTTCCCAGATAAACCGCTAAAAACAGGTTGTCGCAAAATTGCAGAAATCCACAAAGGGGATTTCCGCATGACTGCAAATCAAAATTTAATTATTGCGGGAGTTGCGGCTGAAGATAAAGCGCAAATCGAACAAATTGCCCGCGAGCATGGTTTGATAGATAACCAGCATTCAGAGCAGCGCAAGAACTCAATGGCATGTGTATCGTTACCGACGTGTCCACTTGCGATGGCTGAGGCAGAGCGTTACTTACCTGAGCTTGTGACAAAGGTAGAAGAGTTGCTCGCCAAGCATGAGGTTGCTGAAGAGAATATTATCCTTCGTGTAGTTGGTTGCCCTAACGGCTGTGGTCGAGCGATGCTAGCTGAGGTTGGATTCGTGGGTAAAGGTCCTGGTAAATACAATATGTATTTAGGTGGTAACCGTGCCGGTACTCGCATTCCTAAGCTGTATTTGGAGAATGTTGGTGAAGACGTCTTCCTGCCAGCGCTAGATGAGTTGATTGGTCAGTGGGTCAGTGAGCGCAACGAAGACGAATGTTTTGGTGACTATGTCATCCGCAAAGAAATCGTTGCGGAAGTCAAAGTGTCAAAAACTGATTTCCACGCTTGA
- a CDS encoding phosphoadenylyl-sulfate reductase gives MSDFKQILTLDSATQQMLLADANALLSDKTAEQRVAWALENLPDTHFLSSSFGIQAAVMLHLLTQQQPDIPVVLTDTGYLFPETYQFIESLSERLALNLKVYRAKQSPAWQEAVYGKLWEQGEEGIKKYNTLNKVEPMTQALRELSAGTWFSGLRRQQSSTRADKPIVELSRGTVKFYPIIDWHNRDVYQYLTKFDLPYHPLWEQGYVSMGDVHTTRKLEPGMTEEETRFFGLNRECGLHIDGDGI, from the coding sequence ATGAGTGATTTTAAGCAAATATTGACTCTGGACAGTGCAACTCAGCAGATGCTACTCGCGGATGCTAATGCCCTGCTGAGTGATAAAACTGCCGAGCAGAGAGTGGCTTGGGCACTGGAAAACTTACCGGATACTCACTTTTTGTCTTCTAGTTTCGGTATTCAAGCTGCGGTTATGTTACATCTTTTGACCCAGCAGCAGCCTGATATTCCCGTGGTACTTACCGATACAGGTTATTTGTTTCCTGAGACGTATCAATTTATTGAATCACTGTCAGAGCGTTTGGCACTCAACCTTAAGGTATATCGAGCTAAACAGAGCCCGGCTTGGCAAGAAGCGGTGTATGGTAAGTTATGGGAGCAAGGCGAAGAGGGTATTAAAAAATACAATACACTGAATAAAGTTGAGCCAATGACTCAAGCGTTGCGTGAACTTAGCGCTGGCACTTGGTTCAGTGGCTTACGTCGTCAACAATCCTCAACACGTGCGGATAAGCCAATCGTTGAGCTCAGCCGCGGCACGGTCAAGTTTTACCCTATTATTGACTGGCATAATCGTGATGTGTATCAATATCTTACAAAATTTGATTTACCTTATCACCCGCTCTGGGAACAAGGTTATGTTTCTATGGGGGATGTTCACACCACCCGTAAGCTTGAGCCCGGCATGACAGAGGAAGAAACACGCTTCTTCGGTTTGAATCGTGAGTGTGGGCTGCATATTGATGGTGATGGTATTTAG
- a CDS encoding amino acid ABC transporter substrate-binding protein gives MALIYLPKTRLLLSCALFFFGQAKAAEESKTFINFAVQYYPPFIIEHAQEQGVLIDIFELFSAQYHYQPHYLVYPEKRSSIAIERGNVDVRMESEHWYRGTMQMCWSEPIYTVEDVFVTHKESGKFDINGLNERLFLGRFGYTYPQLELSFDNNLLQRKDYYSEFDILSVLAGGSDKGLAFSIVGEPTLRWLQLKYPVFKSTISVHGVSDVAPLQLQFGRTQRAKKLCDDFNHFYTDFKKTEQFKQILLKYGL, from the coding sequence GTGGCTTTGATCTACTTACCCAAGACAAGACTGTTACTTAGTTGTGCTCTGTTTTTTTTCGGGCAGGCTAAAGCAGCAGAAGAGAGCAAAACGTTTATCAATTTTGCAGTTCAGTATTATCCTCCTTTTATTATTGAGCATGCTCAAGAGCAGGGAGTGCTGATCGATATTTTTGAGCTATTTTCGGCTCAATATCACTACCAACCACATTATCTAGTTTATCCAGAAAAGCGTTCTTCCATAGCAATTGAACGAGGGAATGTCGATGTGCGTATGGAGTCTGAGCATTGGTATCGTGGCACAATGCAAATGTGTTGGAGTGAGCCAATTTATACGGTTGAAGATGTATTTGTTACACACAAGGAGAGTGGGAAATTTGATATAAATGGCTTAAATGAACGTTTATTTTTAGGTCGATTTGGCTATACCTACCCTCAGTTAGAGCTGTCTTTTGATAATAACTTGCTGCAGCGCAAAGACTATTACTCAGAATTTGATATCTTGTCCGTGCTTGCAGGAGGAAGTGACAAAGGTCTCGCTTTCTCTATTGTTGGCGAACCAACACTGCGTTGGTTACAGCTGAAATATCCAGTATTCAAAAGTACGATCAGCGTGCATGGGGTTTCTGATGTGGCGCCGTTGCAATTGCAGTTTGGTCGCACTCAAAGAGCGAAAAAATTGTGTGATGACTTTAATCACTTTTATACCGACTTCAAAAAAACTGAGCAATTTAAGCAGATCCTGTTAAAGTATGGGCTCTAA
- a CDS encoding DUF4124 domain-containing protein, with translation MKMKAASYLMIMIMLVALASLFVLKRPDGKPWLSVNSLTNKVEQQVTELTYQGVTALEKVKTHTKELVSDDTQQPTPLLQVYRWQDAKGQWHYSDKPSPNGESQHYQLDERKITVVAAEDTSILNKQPEQVASKETASALPTALNPKAVKQVMEDAKNVQQLMNDRKKQLEKALEENQR, from the coding sequence ATGAAGATGAAAGCCGCAAGTTACTTGATGATTATGATAATGCTGGTGGCGTTAGCCAGTTTATTTGTATTGAAGCGCCCTGATGGAAAACCATGGTTAAGTGTAAATTCGTTGACCAACAAGGTTGAGCAGCAGGTAACAGAATTAACCTATCAAGGTGTGACAGCGCTTGAGAAAGTGAAGACACACACTAAGGAACTAGTGAGTGACGACACTCAACAGCCCACACCTTTGCTACAAGTGTATCGTTGGCAGGATGCCAAAGGACAATGGCATTACTCAGATAAACCCAGCCCAAACGGCGAGTCGCAGCATTACCAATTAGACGAACGTAAAATTACCGTGGTAGCAGCCGAAGACACTAGCATTTTGAATAAACAACCAGAGCAAGTCGCAAGTAAAGAAACCGCTTCGGCATTACCAACGGCATTAAATCCAAAAGCGGTAAAGCAGGTGATGGAAGATGCGAAAAACGTCCAACAGCTAATGAATGATAGAAAGAAACAGCTTGAAAAGGCGCTGGAGGAAAACCAGCGCTAA
- a CDS encoding NAD(P)/FAD-dependent oxidoreductase: MEKVDTLIIGAGVVGLAIAAKLSHSRSVIVIDKESRVGEHTSSRNSEVIHAGIYYPHGSLKHQLCVRGKALLYTHCEQLNIPYQRLGKFIVATNDEEAQSLEKIKTRAHTNSVTDIDFASSKLIKQQLSYLKIHSALFSPSTGILDSHQFMLSLIAEIESNGGIVATQSEFIHAQQLDSDFIVAMRCNGELFEMGCSQLINSAGLNAPDVFNKVTGDSDKAFAYYCRGRYYRYQGKHPFQQLIYPLPNTHGLGVHATLDLAGQLKFGPDTDYIENIDYQFDDSEKARFVAAIKRYWPTLDESRLTADYTGIRPKLSKEKQSDFVIQFEAAHGISGFVNLMAIESPGLTASLAIAEYIEQRL; this comes from the coding sequence GTGGAAAAGGTCGACACCCTAATTATTGGCGCTGGCGTTGTAGGTTTAGCAATAGCGGCAAAGCTCAGCCATAGCCGCAGCGTTATTGTTATAGATAAAGAATCTCGCGTTGGTGAGCATACGAGTAGCCGAAATAGTGAAGTGATCCACGCAGGCATTTACTACCCCCATGGTAGTTTAAAACACCAGCTATGCGTTAGAGGGAAAGCGCTTCTTTATACACACTGTGAGCAGCTAAACATTCCCTATCAGCGACTCGGAAAATTCATTGTCGCGACAAACGACGAGGAAGCGCAAAGCCTAGAAAAAATTAAGACTCGTGCCCATACTAACTCTGTCACAGACATTGACTTTGCTTCATCCAAACTAATCAAGCAACAGCTTAGCTATTTGAAAATACATAGCGCACTATTCTCCCCCTCCACCGGTATTTTAGATAGTCACCAATTTATGTTGTCACTCATCGCTGAGATTGAAAGTAATGGGGGGATTGTCGCAACGCAAAGTGAGTTTATTCACGCACAGCAATTAGACAGTGATTTTATTGTTGCGATGCGCTGCAATGGCGAGCTGTTCGAAATGGGCTGCAGCCAGCTGATAAACAGCGCCGGACTGAACGCGCCAGATGTATTCAATAAAGTTACCGGTGATAGCGACAAAGCCTTCGCCTATTATTGTCGTGGCCGTTACTATCGCTATCAGGGCAAGCACCCTTTTCAACAGCTCATCTATCCTCTACCTAACACGCATGGATTGGGCGTACACGCGACATTAGATTTAGCTGGGCAACTTAAGTTTGGTCCTGATACCGACTATATTGAAAACATTGATTACCAATTTGATGATTCCGAAAAAGCGCGCTTTGTCGCCGCAATAAAACGATACTGGCCAACTCTGGATGAGAGCAGACTAACAGCGGATTACACTGGAATAAGACCCAAGTTAAGCAAAGAAAAGCAAAGTGACTTTGTAATTCAGTTCGAGGCAGCACATGGAATATCAGGCTTTGTTAACTTAATGGCAATTGAGTCACCAGGATTGACTGCGAGTCTCGCCATTGCAGAATATATTGAACAACGACTTTAG
- a CDS encoding PaaI family thioesterase: MSIWFNPISLELCKSLEEGATGKGTLMKTLGIEISEVGDDYLVATMPAIPEHHNPMGMVHGGANVALAETVASYAANFVVDTKQFYCVGQEINANHLKASRTGILTAVAKPVHLGKRSSVWEIRITNSRNELCCISRMTAAVVSR, encoded by the coding sequence ATGTCCATATGGTTTAACCCAATTAGTCTTGAGCTATGTAAATCGTTAGAAGAGGGAGCGACGGGAAAAGGCACGCTCATGAAGACGCTAGGAATAGAAATCAGTGAAGTGGGTGACGACTATCTAGTTGCCACTATGCCAGCCATTCCTGAGCATCATAACCCAATGGGTATGGTTCATGGCGGCGCAAACGTCGCTTTGGCGGAGACTGTTGCAAGCTACGCAGCAAATTTTGTTGTAGATACCAAACAATTCTACTGCGTAGGGCAAGAAATAAATGCGAATCACTTAAAGGCATCAAGAACAGGAATACTCACAGCCGTAGCTAAGCCTGTACACCTAGGAAAACGTTCATCTGTGTGGGAAATCCGTATTACTAACAGTCGCAACGAACTATGCTGCATTTCCAGAATGACCGCCGCGGTTGTATCACGCTAA